The following proteins are encoded in a genomic region of Planococcus lenghuensis:
- the aroE gene encoding shikimate dehydrogenase encodes MKKWYAVIGDPISHSLSPYMHDIWFHECGIDASMIPVHIRVGELKEGVAALKRLGVSGFNVTLPFKQEIVPLLGGLDAAAAEMNAVNTVSCNDGRLTGMNTDGDGFVRGLAGENVPKDAPILMVGAGGAARGIAFALKRQGFSRLYIANRTYRRAEELAAASGAIPLSIAEAEEQLGAMAAVINTTSAGLQDDTVPLKLTGLAPGTLVSDIIYNPLETPLLKQAADQGGRVQNGVVMFVHQGAIAFEAWTGIRPDTEPMIEKINRKLGGSYAHR; translated from the coding sequence ATGAAAAAATGGTATGCAGTGATCGGCGATCCGATCTCCCATTCCCTGTCTCCTTATATGCATGACATCTGGTTCCATGAATGCGGCATTGACGCTTCCATGATTCCTGTGCATATCCGGGTAGGTGAATTGAAAGAAGGGGTCGCTGCTCTTAAACGATTGGGCGTCAGCGGATTTAATGTAACGCTGCCGTTCAAACAGGAAATTGTCCCGCTGCTCGGTGGATTGGATGCGGCAGCAGCGGAAATGAACGCAGTCAACACAGTCAGCTGCAACGACGGGCGGTTAACCGGCATGAATACGGATGGCGACGGCTTCGTCCGGGGACTGGCCGGAGAAAATGTGCCGAAAGATGCGCCGATCTTAATGGTCGGCGCGGGCGGGGCCGCCCGGGGCATTGCCTTCGCCCTGAAACGGCAAGGTTTTTCCCGGCTGTATATCGCCAACCGGACATACCGGCGGGCAGAGGAATTGGCAGCGGCGTCCGGTGCCATTCCGCTGTCGATTGCTGAAGCCGAAGAGCAGCTCGGGGCAATGGCCGCTGTCATCAACACCACTTCGGCCGGTCTGCAGGACGATACGGTTCCGCTCAAGCTCACCGGTTTGGCGCCGGGCACGCTTGTGTCGGACATTATCTACAATCCGCTGGAGACACCTCTGCTGAAGCAAGCCGCCGACCAGGGCGGCCGGGTGCAGAACGGTGTGGTCATGTTCGTTCACCAAGGAGCCATTGCTTTTGAAGCATGGACCGGCATCCGGCCGGATACAGAACCGATGATTGAAAAGATTAACAGGAAACTAGGAGGAAGTTATGCTCACAGGTAA
- a CDS encoding YqeG family HAD IIIA-type phosphatase yields MYRFFVPNEYKNKVTDITPEMLLKRGVRGVITDLDNTLIEWDRPDATPMLTDWLTSLKNAGIQVVVVSNNNEERVRKFARPLGIPFIHKARKPMGKAFKKALQIMDVPKDEVVMIGDQMMTDVFGGNLKGLHTILVIPVAQSDGFVTRFNRLLERRIMKRLKEKGHVTWED; encoded by the coding sequence ATGTATCGTTTTTTTGTTCCCAATGAATACAAGAATAAAGTGACGGATATAACCCCCGAAATGCTGTTGAAGCGGGGGGTAAGAGGCGTGATCACGGATTTGGATAACACGCTGATTGAATGGGATAGACCGGATGCGACGCCGATGCTGACCGACTGGCTGACATCACTGAAAAATGCCGGTATCCAAGTTGTGGTCGTTTCCAATAATAATGAAGAGCGGGTCCGGAAATTCGCCCGGCCGCTTGGAATTCCATTCATCCACAAAGCCCGGAAGCCGATGGGCAAAGCGTTCAAAAAAGCATTGCAGATCATGGATGTTCCCAAAGACGAAGTGGTGATGATCGGTGATCAGATGATGACGGATGTGTTCGGAGGGAATCTGAAAGGGCTTCATACGATCCTTGTGATTCCGGTTGCCCAATCGGATGGCTTTGTGACCCGGTTTAACCGGCTGCTCGAACGGCGCATCATGAAACGGCTGAAAGAAAAAGGCCATGTAACATGGGAGGATTAG
- a CDS encoding phosphatidylserine decarboxylase, whose translation MAKVGAMFANSIELTHMDSVWQKGGEIGHFSFGSTIVLSFEKGEIAFVTDIAAGNRVKVGEALAHVL comes from the coding sequence ATGGCAAAAGTCGGTGCCATGTTTGCCAATTCGATTGAGCTTACTCACATGGATTCCGTCTGGCAAAAAGGCGGGGAAATCGGTCATTTCTCCTTTGGCTCCACAATCGTGCTGTCCTTTGAAAAAGGGGAAATCGCGTTTGTGACGGACATCGCCGCAGGGAACCGCGTGAAGGTGGGAGAAGCCCTTGCTCATGTGCTATAA
- a CDS encoding ComE operon protein 2, whose product MKRITWDQFFMAQSHLLALRSTCTRLSVGATIVRDRRIMAGGYNGSISGGDHCTDKGCYVIDNHCVRTIHAEMNALLQCAKYGVSVSGAEMYVSHFPCLQCTKSIIQAGISTLYYAKDYKNHPYGIELLEQAGVKVIQVPFDESGVDFQSDEKSALYTELLGKLREKGENEETLALYEERVKTLFG is encoded by the coding sequence ATGAAGCGAATTACATGGGACCAATTTTTCATGGCGCAAAGCCATCTTCTCGCGCTCCGGAGCACCTGCACGCGCCTGTCGGTCGGAGCGACAATCGTCCGGGATCGGCGCATCATGGCCGGGGGCTATAATGGCTCCATCTCCGGCGGCGATCACTGTACGGATAAAGGCTGTTATGTAATCGATAATCATTGCGTCCGGACCATTCATGCAGAAATGAATGCACTCCTGCAATGTGCAAAATATGGCGTGTCGGTAAGTGGTGCTGAAATGTACGTCAGCCACTTTCCGTGCCTCCAATGCACGAAATCGATTATCCAGGCGGGCATTTCGACGCTTTACTATGCCAAGGATTACAAAAACCACCCGTACGGCATTGAACTGCTGGAACAGGCCGGTGTGAAGGTGATCCAAGTGCCGTTCGACGAGAGCGGTGTCGATTTCCAGAGCGACGAGAAGTCCGCTCTCTATACTGAACTGCTCGGCAAGCTCCGTGAGAAGGGAGAAAATGAAGAAACACTGGCCCTTTATGAAGAGCGGGTGAAGACATTATTCGGCTGA
- the yqeK gene encoding bis(5'-nucleosyl)-tetraphosphatase (symmetrical) YqeK — MDRSVVLQKVKKRLPEKRYTHVLGVMASAAVLAKEFGVSEEKANLAAILHDVAKFSDRDWMRSIIIKENMDPRLLDYHAELWHAPVGAYVAGKEFGVTDPDVLNAIRYHTTGRPDMSDLEKIIYIADLVEPGRKFTGVEELRAKKQEGLDEMLTACVRHSVDFLKSKGAAVFPDSLDCLNYYTNSERNVIE; from the coding sequence ATGGATCGTAGTGTCGTTCTGCAGAAAGTGAAAAAGCGCCTGCCCGAGAAACGCTATACGCATGTGCTCGGTGTGATGGCATCGGCCGCCGTTCTGGCGAAGGAATTCGGCGTGTCGGAAGAAAAGGCGAATCTGGCCGCCATCCTGCACGACGTGGCGAAGTTCTCGGACCGGGATTGGATGCGCAGCATCATCATCAAGGAAAACATGGATCCGCGGCTCCTGGATTACCATGCCGAACTTTGGCATGCCCCGGTCGGTGCTTATGTCGCCGGGAAGGAGTTCGGCGTGACGGATCCGGATGTGCTGAATGCGATCCGTTATCATACGACGGGCCGGCCGGATATGTCGGATCTGGAAAAAATTATTTATATTGCAGACTTGGTCGAACCGGGTCGCAAGTTCACAGGCGTTGAGGAGCTCCGGGCGAAGAAACAGGAAGGGCTGGATGAAATGCTGACAGCATGTGTCCGCCATTCGGTCGATTTTTTGAAATCAAAAGGCGCCGCTGTCTTTCCGGATTCACTGGATTGTTTAAATTATTATACAAATTCTGAGAGGAACGTGATTGAATGA
- the mtnN gene encoding 5'-methylthioadenosine/S-adenosylhomocysteine nucleosidase — translation MRIGVIGAMEEEVELLRDSLADPVTDTIANCEFTRGTYEGQEIVLLKSGIGKVNAAMSTALLLQEYKPDLVINTGSAGGFDAELEVGAIVISSEVRHHDVDVTAFNYEMGQVPQLPAAFRANEELVELAHQAAKELSEQIPAVGLIATGDSFMNDPERVQKVRGFFPEMKAAEMEAAAVAQVCYQFNVPFVVIRALSDIAGKESSVSFEEFLHTAAKNSTAIVLRVIRDLTARQ, via the coding sequence ATGAGAATCGGCGTAATCGGCGCGATGGAAGAAGAAGTGGAATTATTGCGTGACAGTTTGGCAGATCCAGTAACGGATACGATTGCCAATTGTGAATTTACACGCGGAACATACGAAGGGCAGGAAATCGTCCTGCTGAAAAGCGGCATCGGGAAAGTGAATGCAGCGATGTCGACAGCACTCCTGCTGCAGGAGTATAAACCGGATTTGGTCATCAATACAGGCTCCGCCGGCGGATTCGATGCTGAGCTTGAAGTCGGGGCAATTGTCATTTCAAGCGAGGTCCGGCATCACGATGTGGACGTAACGGCCTTCAATTACGAGATGGGCCAAGTGCCGCAGCTGCCAGCAGCTTTCCGTGCGAATGAGGAATTGGTCGAACTTGCCCACCAGGCGGCTAAGGAACTGAGCGAACAGATTCCGGCGGTCGGTTTGATTGCAACGGGTGACTCGTTCATGAACGATCCGGAACGGGTACAAAAGGTGCGCGGGTTCTTTCCGGAGATGAAGGCGGCGGAAATGGAAGCGGCAGCTGTGGCGCAGGTATGCTATCAATTTAATGTTCCATTTGTTGTTATCCGGGCACTTTCGGATATAGCCGGAAAAGAATCTTCTGTAAGCTTTGAAGAATTCCTGCACACGGCAGCCAAGAACTCGACAGCCATCGTACTCCGGGTCATCCGGGATTTGACAGCCCGCCAATAA
- the yqeH gene encoding ribosome biogenesis GTPase YqeH has product MTEIIQCIGCGTAIQTEHPNETGYAPAASLQKEEVICQRCFRLKNYNELQPVSLTDDDFLNILNGLGSRKGLIVKIVDLFDFNGSWLPGLHRFAGGNDVLLIANKVDLLPKSIKQPKLVNWLRQEANKLGLKPVDVLTISAHKGTGVPEAMEAIESYRNGGDVFVVGSTNVGKSTFINRVIKQASGGGDVITTSHFPGTTLDMIEIPLDDEQSMYDTPGIINHHQLAHYLHADDLKKIMPKKEIKPRVFQLNPEQTLFIGGLARFDFIQGNRSSFTVYAANDLDIHRTKLENATDLYARQLGGVLSPPSAAHADEFPELVRREFRVKDAKTDIVFSGLGWITVQHANVTIAAYAPKGVEVMVRPSLI; this is encoded by the coding sequence ATGACTGAAATAATACAATGCATCGGATGCGGCACTGCAATCCAGACGGAACATCCGAATGAAACGGGCTATGCACCGGCGGCTTCCCTTCAGAAAGAAGAAGTGATCTGCCAGCGCTGTTTCCGCCTGAAAAACTATAACGAACTCCAGCCGGTCTCGCTGACTGACGACGATTTCCTGAACATCCTGAACGGCCTTGGGAGCCGCAAGGGACTGATCGTGAAAATCGTCGATTTATTTGATTTCAATGGCAGCTGGCTGCCCGGGCTCCACCGGTTCGCCGGCGGTAATGATGTGCTGCTGATAGCCAATAAAGTGGATCTGCTGCCAAAATCAATCAAACAGCCGAAGCTCGTCAACTGGCTGAGACAGGAAGCGAATAAACTTGGCCTGAAGCCGGTCGATGTGCTGACCATCAGCGCCCATAAAGGGACAGGGGTCCCTGAAGCGATGGAAGCGATTGAGTCATATCGGAACGGCGGCGATGTATTCGTCGTCGGCAGCACCAATGTCGGCAAATCGACGTTCATCAACCGCGTCATCAAACAGGCTAGCGGTGGAGGGGATGTTATCACGACTTCCCATTTTCCGGGCACGACGCTGGACATGATTGAAATTCCGCTTGATGACGAGCAATCGATGTATGATACACCGGGAATCATTAATCATCATCAGTTGGCGCATTATTTGCATGCGGATGATCTGAAAAAAATCATGCCGAAAAAAGAAATCAAGCCGCGGGTATTTCAGTTGAACCCGGAACAGACGTTGTTCATCGGCGGGCTGGCCCGTTTTGATTTCATCCAGGGGAACCGGTCGTCGTTCACGGTTTATGCCGCGAATGACCTGGATATTCACCGGACGAAGCTCGAGAATGCGACTGACTTGTATGCCCGGCAGCTCGGAGGGGTGCTGAGCCCGCCTTCAGCTGCGCATGCAGATGAATTCCCTGAGTTAGTGCGGAGGGAATTTCGGGTAAAGGATGCTAAAACAGATATCGTGTTCTCGGGCCTTGGCTGGATTACCGTGCAGCACGCGAATGTCACCATAGCGGCATATGCACCGAAAGGCGTTGAAGTGATGGTTCGGCCATCACTTATCTAG
- a CDS encoding helix-hairpin-helix domain-containing protein — protein MSLKTTDLRSKAGWLLIPAAAVSVLYFTVFSPAETSVPAESFAPAAPLPLEQTELPEPENHSIIIEIKGQVAKPGVYELPADSRIQDAVRLAGGLLPDAEDRAINLAMKVSDEMSIYVPALGEEVVVPATPAATAAAGTSGSVNLNTADETALMELPGIGPSKAAAIIAYRDESGPFQSIEQLKEVSGIGDKTYEQLQDSITVD, from the coding sequence TTGTCCCTGAAAACAACTGATCTTCGAAGCAAAGCAGGCTGGCTGCTGATCCCCGCAGCGGCTGTGTCTGTGCTTTATTTTACTGTTTTTTCCCCAGCAGAAACCAGCGTGCCGGCCGAATCATTTGCGCCCGCCGCACCACTCCCCCTGGAACAGACCGAACTCCCTGAACCTGAAAATCATTCCATCATCATCGAAATCAAAGGACAAGTGGCAAAACCGGGCGTCTATGAACTGCCGGCCGATTCGCGGATCCAGGATGCTGTCCGGCTCGCCGGCGGCTTATTGCCGGATGCCGAAGACCGGGCGATCAATCTCGCCATGAAAGTGTCAGACGAAATGAGCATCTATGTGCCGGCTTTAGGAGAAGAAGTTGTCGTCCCTGCAACGCCAGCTGCAACGGCAGCGGCGGGCACTTCCGGGTCGGTCAATCTGAATACAGCCGACGAGACAGCGCTCATGGAACTTCCGGGCATCGGTCCGTCAAAAGCTGCGGCTATCATCGCTTACCGGGACGAATCCGGTCCGTTTCAATCCATTGAACAATTGAAAGAAGTAAGCGGTATCGGCGATAAAACATACGAACAGCTGCAGGATAGCATCACGGTAGATTAA
- a CDS encoding class I SAM-dependent DNA methyltransferase — MMYGKFAAVYDRLMEDVPYDSYAEWVIRFAGRGQLLDVAGGTGVLAEMLAEMGFQVTASDLSEEMLAVAADRFQAGGHDIPLYCLSMTDLEGLSGFDAVTIAIDSLNYLQTEQEVKDTFREAFRALNDGGQLFFDVHSAHKMTTIYLEGPFVYDDEDIAYIWHTEPGDHELSVIHDLTFFVRTGGLYERFEESHEQRTYPPEQYEAWLREAGFQHVFITADFSSDAPEETSERIFFRAVK, encoded by the coding sequence ATGATGTATGGCAAATTTGCCGCTGTGTATGATCGGCTGATGGAAGATGTCCCATATGATTCCTATGCCGAATGGGTCATCCGGTTCGCTGGCAGAGGGCAATTGCTCGATGTTGCCGGCGGAACCGGTGTGCTGGCGGAAATGCTGGCGGAAATGGGTTTTCAGGTTACAGCGAGCGACCTTTCCGAGGAAATGCTGGCAGTTGCGGCAGACCGGTTTCAGGCTGGCGGGCATGATATCCCACTGTATTGTCTGTCGATGACCGACCTGGAGGGGCTGTCCGGTTTTGACGCCGTGACAATCGCTATTGATTCCTTGAATTACCTGCAGACCGAACAGGAAGTCAAAGACACGTTCCGTGAGGCGTTCCGCGCTTTGAATGATGGCGGCCAACTGTTTTTCGATGTACATTCCGCCCATAAAATGACGACTATTTACCTGGAAGGCCCATTTGTGTATGACGATGAAGACATCGCTTATATCTGGCATACCGAACCGGGAGATCATGAATTGAGCGTCATTCATGATCTCACCTTTTTTGTCCGGACCGGCGGGCTGTATGAGCGGTTTGAGGAGTCGCACGAACAGCGGACTTATCCGCCTGAACAATATGAGGCGTGGCTCCGGGAAGCGGGATTCCAGCATGTCTTTATTACAGCTGATTTCAGCAGTGATGCCCCTGAAGAAACCAGCGAGCGAATTTTTTTCCGGGCCGTGAAATAG
- a CDS encoding nicotinate-nucleotide adenylyltransferase, with protein sequence MRKIGVLGGTFNPPHIGHLIMANEALFKLGLDEVRLMPNAVAPHKEVAGADAAQRLEMTRLAASGYPGIEVEAFEIEKGGVSYSVDTMQQLTDREPDAVFYFLIGGDMIEGLTDWHRIDDLLKIVTFAGFRRPGYNEETAYPVTLVDAPELKLSSTFLRERIAAGGPVAHLIPDAVEQFIRKEHLYGS encoded by the coding sequence ATGCGAAAAATCGGGGTTCTCGGCGGCACGTTCAATCCGCCGCACATCGGTCATCTGATTATGGCGAATGAAGCGCTGTTCAAACTGGGGCTCGATGAAGTGCGGCTCATGCCGAATGCGGTGGCGCCACATAAGGAAGTGGCAGGTGCGGATGCGGCGCAGCGGCTCGAAATGACCCGGCTCGCTGCTTCTGGCTATCCCGGAATTGAAGTGGAGGCGTTCGAGATTGAAAAAGGCGGCGTTTCCTACAGCGTTGATACGATGCAGCAATTGACGGACCGGGAACCGGATGCGGTGTTTTATTTTTTGATCGGCGGGGACATGATCGAAGGGCTGACGGACTGGCACCGCATTGATGACCTGCTGAAGATCGTCACATTCGCCGGATTTCGGCGTCCTGGCTACAATGAAGAAACGGCCTATCCGGTTACTCTTGTGGACGCACCGGAACTGAAGCTGTCGTCGACGTTTCTCCGGGAGCGCATCGCTGCCGGCGGGCCGGTAGCTCATCTGATTCCTGATGCGGTCGAACAGTTCATACGGAAGGAGCATCTTTATGGATCGTAG
- the rsfS gene encoding ribosome silencing factor, protein MNNEQLLQLVHDAADDKRAEDIVVLNMKGISLLADYFLVASGGSDRQVQAIAREVIDQANENDITVRSVEGFDAARWILIDLGDVVAHIFHRDERDYYNIERLWREAPVIEI, encoded by the coding sequence ATGAATAACGAACAATTACTTCAACTGGTACACGATGCAGCAGACGATAAAAGAGCAGAGGATATTGTCGTGCTGAACATGAAAGGCATCTCATTGCTGGCGGATTATTTCCTCGTAGCGAGCGGCGGGTCAGATCGGCAGGTTCAGGCAATTGCGCGTGAAGTGATCGATCAGGCAAATGAAAATGACATCACAGTCAGAAGCGTAGAAGGATTCGATGCTGCCCGCTGGATACTGATTGATCTTGGTGACGTCGTCGCCCATATCTTCCACCGCGATGAGCGGGATTATTACAATATTGAACGCCTGTGGCGGGAAGCGCCAGTCATCGAAATATGA
- a CDS encoding DNA internalization-related competence protein ComEC/Rec2: MLTAAAGTAAATYAAHESPGFLVFLVPLFVWLYWKGSSGWIPPLLLVFLVVYAVQLDRLPEEMNYGAPFEGRLVFEGGAVIDGDSMRGLARIQDGPAVYATYRLNSAAEKAFYEDRLCCSVLSVSGTFSVPDPPPHRFAFDMPAYLKHNGAARVLELSGVREVEERRDAAGLLARKRQEVALHIDRAFPDSLESEAQALLIGERAGMSQEEEQLFRTLGISHLYAISGLHIAIMTGITYFLLIRLHVRKETAWLLLAIALPLYAFLAGGSPSVIRAVSMAELVLILRLVGTRISVMPVLLASFITFILVDPYIIYQIGFQLSYGAVFGLLCSGQLLGQLPKWQAAFAITAVSQLGLYPLLLVHFYEVSLSAFVVNFLFVPLYSIVIVPANFLLLGLTLLTQPAADVLFTVYEPMRAAVGSFMAMLASLPYQMWNPGKPEAGWLIVLFGSVLLFFVSIERGYRHWKLLFIFVPALVFTAIPYLDPSLRVSFIDVGQGDSALIELPHRQGVYLVDTGGVVRFGGEEFQERHEPYEVGRRVVAPYLKGKGISGIDALILSHADADHIEGAEEILSLFRVGQLHVSPGSLEAPGMDVILAEAGAADVLAMGDGVRWSAGSASFSYLAPADADYAGNDDSLVLLLEQGAFRVLFTGDIEEDGERKVTLQHGDRLRGVTVLKIAHHGSQTSSTAAFLEAAVPAFAIISSGKDNRYGHPHPDVVARLETLGIPMFNTADSGTIELMVRDGSVRKTTVSKENAGPP, encoded by the coding sequence TTGCTCACAGCAGCGGCAGGAACCGCAGCAGCGACATATGCGGCACATGAATCACCGGGTTTTCTCGTGTTTCTTGTGCCGCTTTTTGTTTGGCTTTATTGGAAAGGATCTTCAGGCTGGATTCCGCCACTGCTGCTTGTGTTTTTGGTGGTATATGCTGTGCAGCTTGACCGGCTGCCGGAGGAAATGAATTACGGGGCGCCGTTTGAAGGACGCCTGGTGTTTGAAGGGGGCGCTGTCATCGATGGCGATTCCATGCGCGGCTTGGCCCGGATTCAAGACGGTCCGGCCGTCTATGCGACATACCGGCTCAATTCGGCAGCGGAAAAAGCGTTTTATGAAGACCGGCTTTGCTGTTCAGTGCTGTCAGTAAGCGGCACATTCAGCGTGCCCGACCCGCCTCCGCATCGTTTTGCGTTTGATATGCCGGCTTACCTGAAACATAATGGCGCCGCTCGTGTGCTGGAATTAAGCGGAGTCCGCGAGGTGGAAGAGAGGAGGGATGCAGCCGGGCTGCTTGCCCGCAAGCGGCAGGAAGTGGCGCTGCATATTGATCGAGCTTTTCCGGATAGCTTAGAATCAGAAGCGCAAGCCTTATTGATCGGTGAACGCGCCGGTATGTCTCAAGAAGAAGAGCAGCTGTTCCGGACACTTGGTATTTCCCATTTATATGCCATTTCAGGACTGCATATCGCGATTATGACCGGTATTACGTATTTCTTGCTGATTCGGCTGCATGTGCGCAAGGAAACGGCCTGGCTCTTGCTTGCAATCGCATTGCCGCTTTATGCGTTTTTGGCCGGCGGCAGCCCGTCTGTCATCCGGGCCGTCAGCATGGCGGAATTGGTGCTTATACTTCGGCTGGTTGGCACCCGGATCAGCGTGATGCCGGTATTGCTTGCCAGTTTTATCACATTTATCTTGGTAGACCCGTATATTATTTACCAGATTGGCTTTCAGCTGTCCTACGGAGCGGTATTCGGCTTGCTGTGTTCCGGTCAGCTGCTTGGGCAGCTTCCGAAATGGCAGGCGGCATTCGCTATCACAGCGGTTTCACAGCTCGGGCTTTATCCGTTGTTGCTCGTTCATTTTTATGAAGTGTCGTTGTCTGCGTTCGTGGTGAATTTTTTATTTGTGCCGCTGTATTCCATTGTCATTGTCCCGGCGAATTTTTTGCTTCTTGGGCTGACTTTGCTGACACAGCCGGCGGCGGATGTGCTGTTCACGGTATATGAACCAATGCGGGCGGCCGTCGGTTCCTTTATGGCCATGCTCGCATCTTTGCCGTATCAAATGTGGAATCCGGGAAAGCCGGAAGCCGGGTGGCTGATTGTGCTGTTTGGCAGCGTCCTGCTGTTTTTCGTTTCGATTGAAAGGGGGTATCGTCACTGGAAACTTCTCTTTATTTTTGTGCCGGCTCTTGTCTTTACCGCAATCCCCTACCTTGATCCATCGCTTCGCGTGTCATTTATCGACGTCGGACAAGGCGACAGTGCATTGATCGAGCTGCCTCATCGGCAAGGCGTCTATCTTGTGGACACTGGTGGCGTCGTCCGGTTTGGCGGTGAGGAATTCCAGGAGAGGCATGAACCCTATGAAGTCGGACGCCGGGTGGTTGCTCCTTATCTGAAAGGGAAAGGGATTTCTGGGATTGATGCGTTGATTTTAAGTCATGCAGATGCTGATCATATTGAAGGAGCGGAAGAAATCCTGTCTCTGTTCCGTGTCGGTCAGCTGCATGTCTCACCAGGTTCTTTGGAAGCACCTGGCATGGATGTAATCCTTGCGGAAGCGGGGGCGGCGGATGTCCTTGCGATGGGAGATGGGGTCCGCTGGTCTGCCGGGTCCGCGAGTTTTTCCTATTTGGCGCCTGCAGACGCTGATTATGCGGGAAATGATGATTCCCTCGTGCTTCTGCTGGAGCAGGGAGCATTTCGTGTATTATTTACGGGAGATATTGAAGAAGATGGGGAAAGAAAAGTAACGCTGCAGCACGGCGACCGGCTGCGGGGAGTCACGGTTCTGAAAATCGCGCATCATGGCAGTCAGACATCGAGCACTGCAGCATTCCTTGAAGCTGCTGTGCCTGCGTTCGCTATTATTTCTTCCGGTAAAGACAATCGCTATGGTCATCCGCATCCCGACGTAGTGGCGAGACTGGAGACGCTTGGCATTCCGATGTTCAATACAGCGGACAGCGGGACGATTGAATTGATGGTCAGAGACGGAAGTGTCAGGAAAACGACCGTCAGCAAAGAAAACGCCGGACCCCCGTAA
- a CDS encoding YqzM family protein produces the protein MNPFERDVQSKRNDFNDSAVGFVVSFVFFSAIFIIATVIDVVAR, from the coding sequence ATGAATCCATTTGAACGCGATGTTCAGTCCAAGCGGAATGACTTCAACGACTCTGCAGTCGGCTTCGTTGTGTCTTTCGTATTCTTCAGTGCCATCTTCATCATTGCGACAGTTATCGACGTTGTCGCACGATAA
- the yhbY gene encoding ribosome assembly RNA-binding protein YhbY, which produces MLTGKQKRFLRSKAHHLDPIFQVGKGGVSETMLKQLEDVLEKRELIKVSILQNNEDDKHEVAEALAEGTGAELVQLIGLTVVLYKPSVNNRQIQLPKS; this is translated from the coding sequence ATGCTCACAGGTAAACAGAAACGGTTTTTGCGCAGCAAAGCGCATCATTTAGATCCGATCTTCCAGGTCGGCAAAGGCGGCGTCAGCGAAACAATGCTGAAGCAGCTGGAAGACGTGCTTGAAAAGCGGGAACTGATCAAAGTCAGCATCCTGCAGAACAATGAAGACGACAAGCATGAAGTGGCTGAAGCGCTTGCTGAAGGTACGGGTGCGGAGCTGGTGCAGCTGATCGGCCTTACGGTTGTTCTGTATAAACCGTCCGTTAATAACCGCCAGATCCAATTGCCGAAGAGCTGA